In one Haemophilus parainfluenzae genomic region, the following are encoded:
- the folD gene encoding bifunctional methylenetetrahydrofolate dehydrogenase/methenyltetrahydrofolate cyclohydrolase FolD, giving the protein MTAQIISGTELSKKIKSDVANKIEHYRAQGKRAPGLAVILVGADPASQVYVGSKRKSCEEIGMVSKSYDLPEATSEAELLQLIDQLNADETIDGILVQLPLPEQINSTSVIERISPEKDVDGFHPYNVGRLCQRIPTLRACTPYGVMKLLETTGIDLHGKHAVIVGASNIVGRPMSLELLLAGATVTVTHRFTKDLEHHIRQADVLVVAVGKPRFISGDWIKEGATVIDVGINRINGKLVGDVEYDVAIQKAAYITPVPGGVGPMTVAMLMFNTLYAYEHNNQLV; this is encoded by the coding sequence ATGACCGCCCAAATTATTTCAGGTACTGAACTATCAAAAAAAATCAAATCGGATGTTGCCAATAAAATTGAACATTATCGTGCTCAAGGTAAACGTGCACCAGGACTTGCGGTAATTTTGGTGGGGGCCGATCCCGCTTCTCAAGTCTATGTAGGCAGTAAACGAAAAAGTTGTGAGGAAATCGGGATGGTTTCAAAGTCCTATGACTTACCTGAAGCAACGTCGGAAGCAGAACTACTACAACTGATAGATCAATTGAATGCCGATGAAACCATTGATGGTATTCTCGTGCAACTTCCATTGCCTGAACAAATTAATAGTACATCAGTGATTGAGCGTATTAGCCCTGAAAAAGATGTGGATGGTTTCCATCCTTATAATGTGGGGCGCTTATGTCAGCGTATTCCAACTTTACGCGCTTGCACCCCTTATGGCGTGATGAAATTATTAGAAACCACAGGTATCGATTTGCACGGTAAGCATGCGGTGATCGTTGGAGCATCAAATATTGTGGGTCGTCCAATGTCGCTTGAATTATTATTGGCTGGCGCTACTGTCACAGTGACGCACCGTTTCACCAAAGATTTAGAGCATCATATCCGTCAGGCTGATGTTTTAGTAGTGGCCGTGGGCAAACCTCGTTTTATTTCGGGCGATTGGATTAAAGAAGGGGCAACAGTCATTGATGTAGGGATTAACCGTATCAATGGTAAATTAGTGGGTGATGTGGAATATGATGTGGCGATACAAAAAGCGGCCTATATTACACCAGTACCGGGTGGAGTAGGGCCAATGACGGTTGCCATGCTGATGTTTAATACACTTTATGCTTATGAGCATAACAATCAACTCGTTTAA
- a CDS encoding NAD(P)/FAD-dependent oxidoreductase, translated as MKNVVIVGGGAGGIELATFLGDKLGRKKQAKVTLVDRNATHLWKPLLHEIATGVMDDGTDSLSYRAHGKNHHFSFEQGSITRINREQKYVELAPVYGQEGDMLVVARRIPYDYLVIAIGSKSNDFNTKGVADNCIFLDSSDQALRFQQRMLELFLKFSENRALDDIGEEEFKQKLVDENKVNIAIVGGGATGVELTAELYHATEDLSSYGYGKIDNSCLQVTLVEAGPRLLPALPENLSAAVLDELQEMGANVKLNTMITEAQPNTLITKDDEEIKADLIVWAAGVRTSTVTQQFDGLELNRINQLVVKDTLQTTVDDSIFAIGDCAALMQPNGKLVPPRAQAAHQMAKACAKNIFALFEQKPLKAFKYNDKGTLVSLSSFTALGSISNKFGKNPLTVQGKFAQFAYVSLYRMHQHALHGCIKIGLIILVDKLNHYLKPRLKLH; from the coding sequence ATGAAAAACGTCGTGATCGTTGGCGGGGGCGCCGGTGGCATTGAATTAGCGACATTTTTAGGCGATAAATTAGGTCGCAAAAAACAGGCTAAAGTGACGCTTGTGGATCGCAATGCGACCCACTTGTGGAAACCCTTATTACATGAAATTGCTACAGGTGTAATGGATGATGGCACAGATTCTCTGAGCTACCGTGCACATGGTAAAAACCACCATTTCAGTTTTGAGCAAGGTTCGATCACACGCATTAATCGAGAGCAAAAATATGTTGAACTTGCCCCTGTTTATGGGCAAGAAGGCGATATGCTCGTGGTTGCTCGTCGTATTCCTTATGATTACTTAGTAATTGCGATTGGCAGTAAATCGAATGATTTCAATACAAAAGGCGTCGCTGATAATTGCATTTTCTTAGACAGCTCTGATCAAGCTCTTCGCTTCCAACAAAGAATGTTGGAATTATTCCTTAAATTCTCTGAAAACCGCGCATTAGATGATATTGGTGAAGAAGAATTTAAACAAAAACTAGTGGATGAAAACAAAGTCAATATTGCGATTGTTGGCGGTGGTGCAACTGGCGTGGAATTAACTGCTGAGCTTTATCATGCGACGGAAGACTTGTCTTCTTACGGTTACGGTAAAATTGATAATTCTTGCTTGCAAGTCACCTTAGTTGAAGCAGGTCCTCGCTTATTGCCTGCTCTACCTGAAAATTTATCTGCAGCAGTATTAGATGAATTGCAAGAAATGGGTGCTAACGTGAAATTAAATACGATGATCACGGAAGCCCAACCAAATACACTTATCACCAAAGATGACGAAGAAATCAAAGCTGATCTGATTGTATGGGCGGCGGGTGTTCGCACCTCAACGGTGACACAGCAATTCGATGGGTTAGAGCTTAACCGCATCAATCAATTAGTGGTAAAAGATACCCTTCAAACTACGGTAGATGACAGTATTTTTGCCATTGGTGACTGTGCAGCATTAATGCAACCAAACGGTAAATTAGTTCCACCAAGAGCGCAAGCTGCACACCAAATGGCAAAAGCTTGTGCGAAAAACATCTTTGCACTTTTTGAGCAAAAACCATTAAAAGCATTCAAATACAACGATAAAGGAACCTTGGTTTCTCTTTCAAGCTTTACCGCATTGGGTAGCATTTCAAATAAATTTGGGAAAAATCCACTAACTGTTCAAGGTAAATTTGCACAGTTTGCGTATGTATCTTTATATCGTATGCATCAACATGCTTTGCATGGATGTATTAAGATTGGCTTGATTATTTTAGTGGATAAACTTAACCACTATTTAAAACCAAGATTGAAATTACATTAA
- a CDS encoding glucose-6-phosphate 1-dehydrogenase family protein, which yields MLSLNAESCELFNIPFYQFAQMKKFCPEDIPAIKANYKLHWDNWKAIIQEVAKQLGMPFAKPHIESWTNGWQVRAHFFAYFKYEFNQNSAAIFSVLLNRRRLRVCLDWHCYRADRSQINVQQYNQWLDQFDFKQFADFDIWREDESEYDDFRQVKDISEKDLLLRSDEDFWCIGKSIEKAELHQIDPVLFITQTIQQLQPLYDRCHQ from the coding sequence ATGCTCTCACTTAATGCTGAATCTTGCGAACTGTTCAATATTCCGTTCTACCAATTCGCCCAGATGAAGAAATTTTGTCCGGAAGATATTCCGGCGATCAAAGCTAATTACAAATTACATTGGGATAATTGGAAAGCGATTATTCAAGAAGTGGCAAAGCAGCTTGGCATGCCTTTTGCGAAACCGCATATTGAAAGCTGGACCAATGGCTGGCAGGTACGCGCTCATTTCTTTGCTTATTTTAAATACGAGTTCAACCAAAATTCTGCAGCAATCTTTTCTGTGCTATTAAATCGTCGCCGACTAAGAGTGTGTTTAGATTGGCATTGCTATCGTGCAGATCGCTCACAAATTAATGTGCAACAATATAATCAGTGGCTTGATCAATTTGATTTCAAACAATTTGCAGATTTTGATATTTGGCGAGAAGATGAAAGCGAATATGATGATTTTCGCCAAGTGAAGGACATTTCTGAAAAAGATCTTCTCTTACGTTCAGATGAAGATTTTTGGTGCATTGGAAAAAGCATTGAAAAAGCTGAACTCCATCAAATCGATCCCGTTTTATTTATCACCCAAACCATTCAACAATTGCAACCGCTTTACGATCGCTGTCATCAATAA
- the apaH gene encoding bis(5'-nucleosyl)-tetraphosphatase (symmetrical) ApaH, with amino-acid sequence MATYFVGDLQGCYDELQLLLERVDFNPVQDKLYLVGDLVARGDKSLECLRFVKSLGNAAKTVLGNHDLHLIATALGIKKVKPRDRVDAIFNAPDFDELIDWLRHQPLLVHNEKLNFLMAHAGISPDWDLETAKSCAAEVEHILQHGDFYYLIENMYSEQPNRWSPDLQGLARHRYIINAFTRMRFCYSDHRFDFACKSSLKDAPAELIPWFNLDNPLYKQIPIVFGHWASLVDENLPQGIYALDTGCVWNNRMTMLRWEDKQLFTQSAVKNYCDF; translated from the coding sequence ATGGCAACCTATTTCGTCGGTGATTTACAAGGCTGTTATGATGAATTACAGCTTTTATTAGAACGAGTAGACTTCAATCCTGTGCAAGATAAACTTTATCTTGTGGGAGATCTTGTAGCACGTGGAGATAAATCACTTGAATGTCTTCGTTTTGTAAAATCACTTGGAAATGCGGCAAAGACTGTCCTTGGTAATCACGATCTGCATCTAATTGCAACCGCACTGGGTATTAAAAAAGTGAAGCCTCGTGACCGTGTCGATGCTATTTTTAATGCACCCGATTTTGATGAACTCATTGACTGGTTACGCCATCAACCCTTACTTGTGCATAATGAAAAATTAAACTTCCTGATGGCACATGCAGGCATTTCGCCAGATTGGGATTTGGAAACCGCGAAATCTTGTGCAGCTGAAGTGGAACACATTTTACAGCATGGTGATTTTTATTATCTCATTGAAAATATGTATTCAGAACAACCCAATCGTTGGTCGCCAGATTTGCAGGGCTTAGCACGTCATCGTTACATTATTAATGCGTTCACTCGAATGCGTTTTTGCTATTCAGATCATCGCTTTGATTTTGCCTGTAAATCCTCTTTGAAAGATGCGCCGGCGGAGCTTATACCTTGGTTTAATTTGGATAATCCTCTTTATAAACAGATCCCGATTGTATTTGGGCACTGGGCAAGTTTAGTCGATGAGAATCTCCCTCAAGGTATTTATGCCTTAGATACAGGTTGTGTGTGGAATAATCGAATGACTATGTTGCGTTGGGAAGATAAACAGCTCTTCACACAAAGTGCGGTCAAAAATTACTGTGATTTTTAA
- the rsmA gene encoding 16S rRNA (adenine(1518)-N(6)/adenine(1519)-N(6))-dimethyltransferase RsmA, producing MNSKKHLGHTARKRFGQNFLHDTSVIQGIVAAIHPQPNQFLVEIGPGLGALTEPVGELVDHLTVVELDRDLAERLRHHPFLHQKLTVIETDAMQFDFGELYTKENLAEKGQKLRVFGNLPYNISTPLMFHLFKYHDVIQDMHFMLQKEVVKRLCAGPNIKAYGRLTIMAQYFCQVMPVLEVPPSAFKPAPKVDSAVVRLIPHKELPHPVKDLYWLNRVCSQAFNQRRKTLRNALSTLFSPENLTALGIDLNARAENLAIADYARLANWLADNPPVDVNKDEILNSEE from the coding sequence ATGAACTCAAAAAAACACTTAGGCCATACAGCCCGTAAACGCTTTGGACAAAACTTTTTACATGATACTTCTGTGATTCAAGGTATCGTGGCGGCAATTCATCCACAACCGAATCAATTCTTAGTAGAAATTGGCCCAGGGCTTGGTGCATTAACGGAGCCTGTTGGAGAGCTTGTCGATCATCTTACGGTGGTCGAGCTTGACCGAGACCTTGCAGAACGTTTACGTCATCATCCATTTTTACATCAAAAGCTCACCGTCATTGAAACGGATGCGATGCAATTTGATTTTGGTGAGCTTTATACAAAAGAGAATTTAGCGGAAAAAGGTCAGAAGTTACGCGTATTTGGTAACTTGCCTTACAACATTTCTACCCCATTGATGTTCCACTTATTTAAGTATCACGATGTGATTCAAGACATGCACTTCATGCTACAAAAAGAAGTGGTAAAACGCTTATGCGCAGGCCCAAACATCAAAGCTTACGGTCGTTTAACCATTATGGCGCAATATTTCTGCCAAGTGATGCCTGTACTTGAAGTGCCACCTTCTGCATTTAAACCTGCACCGAAAGTAGATTCAGCCGTTGTGCGTTTAATTCCGCATAAAGAATTACCTCACCCTGTAAAAGATTTATATTGGTTGAACCGTGTTTGCTCCCAAGCGTTTAATCAACGTCGTAAAACATTGCGTAATGCTCTCTCAACACTATTTTCACCTGAAAATCTGACCGCACTTGGTATTGATCTAAATGCACGAGCAGAAAATTTAGCTATCGCAGATTATGCACGCCTAGCAAACTGGTTAGCGGATAATCCACCAGTAGATGTCAATAAAGATGAAATCTTAAATTCAGAAGAGTAA
- a CDS encoding glycosyltransferase family 9 protein has protein sequence MNKLKALRLKMGKWILDKSSRSANPQSLEHPKSFLFLRQDGKIGDYIVSSFVFREIKKFNPLIKIGVICTKQNAYLFQKNHNIDEIYLVKKRSILDYIKTALLIRKERYDVVIDPTIVLRNRDLLLLRILNARNYIGYRKADYNIFNINITKDGHFSEIYKEALAQSNISLSDESYDIPQDGSTKEEILQFITDNKLNNYITINFYGAGKNRKFDDAHIIDYLTYIRDSHKHQLVLLVTPDTHEHLSRIANQFDNVFVYPNPHTTIYHTIELIRNCALLISVDTSTIHIASGLNKPMICFYSQDKENFTHWHPNSKNACHIIHYHDNVNEISPREIKPEWLDI, from the coding sequence ATGAATAAGCTAAAAGCACTAAGGTTAAAAATGGGGAAATGGATACTCGATAAATCATCAAGATCAGCTAATCCCCAAAGTTTAGAACATCCTAAGAGTTTCTTATTTTTGCGACAAGATGGGAAAATTGGCGACTATATCGTTAGTTCTTTTGTTTTTCGGGAGATAAAGAAATTTAACCCCTTGATAAAGATTGGTGTCATCTGCACGAAACAGAACGCTTATCTGTTCCAAAAAAATCATAATATTGATGAGATTTATCTTGTAAAGAAAAGAAGCATTCTCGACTACATTAAGACAGCACTGCTTATTAGAAAAGAAAGATACGATGTTGTCATTGATCCAACCATTGTACTTAGAAACCGAGACTTGTTGCTATTGAGAATACTCAATGCGCGTAATTATATAGGCTATAGAAAAGCGGATTATAATATTTTTAATATAAATATTACTAAAGACGGTCATTTTTCAGAGATTTATAAAGAGGCTTTAGCCCAGTCAAATATCAGTCTAAGTGATGAAAGCTATGATATTCCGCAAGATGGCTCAACTAAAGAAGAAATTCTTCAGTTTATTACTGATAACAAGTTAAATAATTACATTACAATTAACTTCTATGGCGCGGGGAAAAATAGAAAGTTTGATGATGCTCACATTATAGATTATTTAACATATATTAGAGACTCTCATAAACATCAGTTAGTCTTACTTGTAACGCCTGATACTCATGAACATTTAAGTAGAATCGCTAATCAATTTGATAATGTATTTGTTTACCCAAATCCTCATACAACGATCTACCATACAATTGAATTGATTAGAAACTGTGCCCTACTTATTTCGGTTGATACATCAACGATTCATATTGCTTCAGGGTTAAATAAACCTATGATTTGTTTTTACTCGCAAGACAAAGAAAATTTTACACATTGGCATCCAAATTCTAAGAATGCATGCCATATTATTCATTACCATGATAATGTTAATGAGATATCTCCGAGAGAAATAAAACCAGAGTGGCTAGATATTTAA
- a CDS encoding glycosyltransferase family 25 protein, producing MAIPKIIVISLKNSTRRENIAKRLSGLGLDFTFFDATDGKKLPASVLESVDYDFYPKHYLSPKPLTLGEIGCAISHIKVYEHMVENNIERAIILEDDAIVSQHFKEIVEDTLNKINKNHELIFFDHGKVKSHFFKKRIVEGYRLAHYKAPSKNSRRCIIYATAYLITLSGAKKLLNYAYPIRLPADYLTGLIQKTRVDAYGIEPPCVFRGLNSDSEIDKIEHRYE from the coding sequence ATGGCTATACCTAAAATAATTGTAATTAGTTTAAAAAATTCAACAAGAAGAGAAAATATTGCTAAACGCCTTTCTGGTTTGGGGTTAGACTTTACTTTTTTTGATGCGACAGATGGAAAAAAACTGCCCGCTTCCGTATTAGAATCTGTTGATTATGATTTCTATCCGAAACACTATTTATCACCTAAGCCCTTAACGCTCGGCGAAATTGGCTGTGCAATAAGCCATATTAAAGTTTATGAGCACATGGTAGAAAACAATATTGAAAGAGCCATTATTCTTGAAGACGATGCGATCGTTTCACAGCACTTTAAGGAAATTGTTGAGGATACGCTCAATAAAATTAATAAAAATCATGAGCTGATCTTTTTTGATCACGGAAAAGTTAAATCCCATTTCTTTAAGAAACGGATTGTGGAAGGATATAGACTTGCACATTACAAGGCACCTTCAAAAAATTCAAGAAGATGCATTATCTATGCAACCGCTTATTTAATTACACTATCGGGCGCTAAAAAATTACTTAATTACGCTTATCCAATAAGACTGCCTGCTGATTATCTGACGGGATTAATCCAAAAAACACGTGTTGATGCCTATGGTATTGAACCACCATGTGTATTTAGAGGATTAAACAGTGACTCAGAAATAGACAAAATTGAACATCGATATGAATAA
- the infA gene encoding translation initiation factor IF-1 — translation MAKEDCIEMQGTILETLPNTMFRVELENGHVVTAHISGKMRKNYIRILTGDKVTVEMTPYDLSKGRIIFRSR, via the coding sequence ATGGCAAAAGAAGATTGCATTGAAATGCAAGGCACAATTTTGGAAACCTTACCAAATACCATGTTCCGTGTTGAGTTAGAAAATGGTCACGTGGTGACTGCACATATTTCTGGCAAAATGCGTAAAAACTATATTCGTATCTTAACGGGCGATAAAGTAACTGTAGAAATGACACCTTATGACTTAAGCAAAGGTCGTATCATTTTCCGTAGCCGTTAA
- the rpsF gene encoding 30S ribosomal protein S6, whose protein sequence is MRHYEIVFMVHPDQSEQVPGMIERYTGSVKEAGGQVHRLEDWGRRQLAYPINKLHKAHYVLMNVEAPQQVIDELETTFRYNDAVLRSLVIHTKHAVTEASPMKAAKEERKPLAEVENNDFEDAEE, encoded by the coding sequence ATGCGTCACTACGAAATCGTGTTTATGGTTCATCCGGACCAAAGCGAGCAAGTACCAGGTATGATCGAACGTTACACAGGTTCTGTTAAAGAAGCTGGTGGTCAAGTTCATCGCCTAGAAGATTGGGGTCGTCGTCAATTAGCGTACCCAATTAACAAATTACACAAAGCACACTACGTGCTTATGAATGTAGAAGCGCCTCAACAAGTCATCGACGAGCTAGAAACGACTTTCCGTTATAACGATGCTGTATTACGCAGTCTTGTTATCCATACTAAGCACGCCGTAACCGAAGCGTCCCCAATGAAAGCGGCTAAAGAAGAACGTAAACCTTTAGCTGAAGTTGAAAACAACGATTTTGAGGATGCTGAAGAGTAA
- the priB gene encoding primosomal replication protein N: MLKSNSKLDNRFSLIGTVCQLPKRSKSPNGIAHCQFWLEHRSEQVESGLSRQAWLKMPVQVSGNQLIEKTQSITVGSKLLVVGFITSHKTSNGLTQLVLHAEQIEFID; the protein is encoded by the coding sequence ATGCTGAAGAGTAATTCAAAACTTGATAATCGCTTCTCGTTAATCGGCACAGTGTGTCAATTACCTAAACGAAGCAAAAGTCCTAACGGGATTGCGCATTGCCAGTTTTGGCTGGAACATCGTTCCGAACAAGTCGAAAGTGGTTTATCACGCCAAGCGTGGTTAAAGATGCCAGTTCAAGTCAGTGGCAATCAGTTAATAGAAAAAACTCAAAGCATTACGGTCGGCAGTAAACTTCTTGTGGTGGGGTTTATAACTTCACATAAAACCTCAAATGGTTTAACGCAGTTAGTATTGCATGCCGAGCAAATCGAATTTATAGATTAG
- the rpsR gene encoding 30S ribosomal protein S18 produces the protein MARYFRRRKFCRFTAENVVEIDYKDIATLKNYISESGKIVPSRITGTRAKYQRQLARAIKRARYLALLPYSDSHHN, from the coding sequence ATGGCACGTTATTTCCGTCGTCGTAAGTTCTGCCGTTTCACAGCGGAAAATGTTGTTGAAATCGATTACAAAGATATCGCTACATTAAAGAACTACATTTCTGAAAGCGGCAAAATTGTACCAAGCCGCATTACCGGTACTCGTGCGAAGTACCAACGCCAATTAGCACGCGCAATCAAACGCGCTCGTTATTTAGCGTTATTACCTTACTCTGATTCTCATCACAATTAA
- the rplI gene encoding 50S ribosomal protein L9 yields MQVILLDKIVHLGNVGDQVNVKSGFARNFLIPQGKAVMATKANIEHFETRRAELEAAAAASLAAAQARAAQVTALGSVTIASKAGEEGRLFGAITTRDVAEAVTAAGVEIAKSEVRLPNGPIRTLGDHDVRFQLHGEVFATLDVIVVAE; encoded by the coding sequence ATGCAAGTAATTCTTTTAGATAAAATCGTTCACCTAGGTAACGTAGGTGATCAAGTTAATGTTAAATCTGGTTTCGCTCGTAACTTCTTAATCCCACAAGGTAAAGCGGTTATGGCAACTAAAGCTAACATTGAACACTTTGAAACTCGTCGCGCAGAGTTAGAAGCAGCGGCAGCCGCAAGTTTAGCAGCAGCTCAAGCTCGTGCAGCACAAGTGACTGCATTAGGTTCTGTAACTATCGCATCTAAAGCTGGTGAGGAAGGCCGTTTATTCGGTGCAATCACTACTCGTGATGTAGCAGAAGCAGTAACTGCAGCAGGCGTTGAAATTGCGAAAAGCGAAGTTCGTTTACCAAACGGTCCAATCCGTACTCTTGGTGACCACGACGTTCGTTTCCAACTTCACGGCGAAGTATTTGCAACATTAGATGTTATCGTTGTTGCAGAATAA
- the frdD gene encoding fumarate reductase subunit FrdD, with the protein MVDQNPKRSGEPPVWLMFGAGGTVSAIFFPVVILILGLLLPFGLIDPHNLITFAYSWIGKLVILVLTIFPMWCGLHRIHHAMHDLKIHVPAGGFIFYGLAMIYTIWVLFAVLGL; encoded by the coding sequence ATGGTCGATCAAAATCCAAAACGCTCTGGTGAACCACCAGTATGGTTGATGTTTGGTGCTGGCGGGACTGTCAGTGCGATTTTCTTCCCTGTTGTGATCTTAATCCTTGGTTTATTGTTACCATTCGGATTAATTGATCCACATAACCTAATTACATTCGCTTATTCTTGGATCGGAAAATTAGTTATCTTAGTTTTAACCATTTTCCCAATGTGGTGTGGTTTACACCGTATCCATCACGCGATGCACGATCTTAAAATCCACGTGCCAGCAGGCGGATTTATCTTTTACGGCTTAGCCATGATTTACACAATCTGGGTATTATTTGCTGTATTAGGTTTGTAA